A single genomic interval of Kogia breviceps isolate mKogBre1 chromosome 6, mKogBre1 haplotype 1, whole genome shotgun sequence harbors:
- the LIAS gene encoding lipoyl synthase, mitochondrial isoform X1, which translates to MSLRCGGAVLTVGPRVFGRYLCSPVREISSLPDEKKKFLQNGPDLQDFVSGDLADKSTWDEYKGDLKRQKGERLRLPPWLKTEIPMGKNYNKLKNTLRNLNLHTVCEEARCPNIGECWGGGEHATATATIMLMGDTCTRGCRFCSVKTARNPPPLDANEPYNTAKAIAEWGLDYVVLTSVDRDDMPDGGAEHFAKTVSYLKERNPKILVECLTPDFRGDLKAVEKVALSGLDVYAHNVETVPELQRKVRDPRANFDQSLRILKHAKEVRPDVISKTSIMLGLGENDEQVYAMMKVLREADVDCLTLGQYMQPTRRHLKVEEYITPEKFKYWEKVGNELGFHYTASGPLVRSSYKAGEFFLKNLVAKRKTKAL; encoded by the exons GTATTTGGAAGATATTTATGCAGTCCAGTCAGAGAAATAAGTTCCTTAccagatgaaaaaaagaaatttttacagAATGGACCAGACCTTCAAGATTTTGTATCTGGTGATCTAGCAGACAAGAGCACCTGGGACGAATATAAAGGAGACTTAAAACGCCAGAAAGGAGAAAG GTTAAGACTACCTCCATGGCTAAAGACAGAGATTCCCATGGGGAAAAATTacaataaactgaaaaatacattgCGGAATTTAAATCTTCATACA GTATGTGAGGAAGCTCGATGTCCCAATATTGGAGAGTGTTGGGGAGGCGGAGAACACGCCACTGCCACTGCCACAATCATG TTGATGGGTGACACATGTACAAGAGGTTGTAGATTTTGTTCTGTTAAGACTGCAAGAAATCCACCTCCACTGGATGCCAATGAGCCCTACAATACTGCAAAGGCAATTGCAGAGTGGGGTCTGGATTATGTAGTCCTGACGTCTGTGGATCGAGATG ATATGCCTGATGGAGGAGCTGAGCACTTTGCAAAGACTGTGTCTTACTTAAAGGAAAG GAATCCGAAAATCCTTGTGGAATGTCTCACCCCTGATTTCCGAGGAGATCTTAAAGCAGTAGAAAAAGTTGCTCTGTCAGGATTAGATGTATATGCACATAACGTAGAAACAGTTCCAGAATTACAGAG GAAGGTTCGTGATCCCCGGGCCAATTTTGACCAGTCTCTACGCATACTGAAACATGCCAAGGAAGTTCGACCTGATGTTATTTCTAAAACATCTATAATGTTGGGTTTAGGTGAGAATGACGAGCAAGTATATGCAATGATGAaag TACTTCGTGAAGCAGATGTGGACTGTTTGACTTTAGGACAATATATGCAGCCAACAAGGCGCCACCTTAAG GTTGAAGAATACATTACTCCTGAAAAGTTCAAATACTGGGAAAAAGTAGGAAATGAACTTGGATTTCATTATACTGCAAGTGGCCCTCTGGTGCGTTCTTCATATAAAGCAG gtgaatttttcctgaaaaatctagtggctaaaagaaaaacaaaagccctCTAA
- the LIAS gene encoding lipoyl synthase, mitochondrial isoform X2 yields MSLRCGGAVLTVGPRVFGRYLCSPVREISSLPDEKKKFLQNGPDLQDFVSGDLADKSTWDEYKGDLKRQKGERYVRKLDVPILESVGEAENTPLPLPQSWNPKILVECLTPDFRGDLKAVEKVALSGLDVYAHNVETVPELQRKVRDPRANFDQSLRILKHAKEVRPDVISKTSIMLGLGENDEQVYAMMKVLREADVDCLTLGQYMQPTRRHLKVEEYITPEKFKYWEKVGNELGFHYTASGPLVRSSYKAGEFFLKNLVAKRKTKAL; encoded by the exons GTATTTGGAAGATATTTATGCAGTCCAGTCAGAGAAATAAGTTCCTTAccagatgaaaaaaagaaatttttacagAATGGACCAGACCTTCAAGATTTTGTATCTGGTGATCTAGCAGACAAGAGCACCTGGGACGAATATAAAGGAGACTTAAAACGCCAGAAAGGAGAAAG GTATGTGAGGAAGCTCGATGTCCCAATATTGGAGAGTGTTGGGGAGGCGGAGAACACGCCACTGCCACTGCCACAATCATG GAATCCGAAAATCCTTGTGGAATGTCTCACCCCTGATTTCCGAGGAGATCTTAAAGCAGTAGAAAAAGTTGCTCTGTCAGGATTAGATGTATATGCACATAACGTAGAAACAGTTCCAGAATTACAGAG GAAGGTTCGTGATCCCCGGGCCAATTTTGACCAGTCTCTACGCATACTGAAACATGCCAAGGAAGTTCGACCTGATGTTATTTCTAAAACATCTATAATGTTGGGTTTAGGTGAGAATGACGAGCAAGTATATGCAATGATGAaag TACTTCGTGAAGCAGATGTGGACTGTTTGACTTTAGGACAATATATGCAGCCAACAAGGCGCCACCTTAAG GTTGAAGAATACATTACTCCTGAAAAGTTCAAATACTGGGAAAAAGTAGGAAATGAACTTGGATTTCATTATACTGCAAGTGGCCCTCTGGTGCGTTCTTCATATAAAGCAG gtgaatttttcctgaaaaatctagtggctaaaagaaaaacaaaagccctCTAA